The Tripterygium wilfordii isolate XIE 37 chromosome 17, ASM1340144v1, whole genome shotgun sequence genome has a window encoding:
- the LOC119982797 gene encoding uncharacterized protein LOC119982797, protein MMKNTKKGGIPRIELGTSRTQSENHTTRPNAHLLKGDVLFMAMGFGIEAIEQAYSGFMADGLWYCASLHQVDSYTLACKLTIKKLKVTSWLHHILNYDEEQKQKGGIPRIELGTSRTQSENHTTRPNAHLLKGDVCDCLWQMGFGIEAIEQVYGRRLYGWWGQTIRRIGPNLARV, encoded by the exons ATGatgaagaacacaaaaaaagGGGGCATTCCGAGAATCGAACTCGGGACCTCTCGCACCCAAAGCGAGAatcataccactagaccaaatgcCCATCTATTGAAAGGAGATGTTTT GTTTATGGCGATGGGCTTTGGAATTGAGGCTATTGAGCAAGCCTACAGCGG GTTTATGGCAGATGGGCTTTGGTATTGTGCAAGCCTACACCAGGTAGATTCCTATACCCTAGCTTGCAAGTTGACAATTAAAAAGTTAAAGGTTACTAGTTGGCTACACCATATTTTGAATTATGATGAAGAGCAGAAACAAAAAGGGGGCATTCCGAGAATTGAACTCGGGACCTCTCGCACCCAAAGCGAGAatcataccactagaccaaatgcCCATCTGTTGAAAGGAGATGTTTGTGATT GTTTATGGCAGATGGGCTTTGGAATTGAGGCTATTGAGCAAGTCTACGGCAG GAGATTATATGGCTGGTGGGGCCAAACAATCAGGCGAATCGGGCCAAATCTGGCCCGTGTTTGA